The following proteins are encoded in a genomic region of Mustela erminea isolate mMusErm1 chromosome 3, mMusErm1.Pri, whole genome shotgun sequence:
- the C3H5orf24 gene encoding UPF0461 protein C5orf24 homolog isoform X1: MKMMHPVASSNPAFCGPGKPSCLNEDAMRAADQFDIYSSQQSKYSHTVSHKPMACQRQDPLNETHLQTTSGRSLEIKDELKKKKNLNRSGKRGRPSGTTKSAGYRTSTGRPLGTTKAAGFKTSPGRPLGTTKAAGYKVSPGRPPGSIKALSRLADLGYGCGTAAFPYPMIHGRAVHGVEETSSEVKPPNE, translated from the exons ATG aaAATGATGCATCCTGTTGCCAGCAGTAATCCAGCTTTCTGTGGGCCTGGCAAGCCTTCCTGCCTCAATGAAGATGCCATGAGAGCTGCTGATCAGTTTGACATATATTCCTCCCAGCAAAGCAAATATAGCCACACAGTCAGCCACAAACCAATGGCTTGTCAGAGGCAAGACCCATTAAATGAAACACACTTGCAGACTACAAGTGGCAGAAGTCTAGAGATAAAAGatgaactaaagaaaaagaaaaatctcaaccgATCTGGTAAACGTGGCCGACCTTCAGGAACCACCAAATCTGCAGGATACCGTACCAGCACAGGCCGACCCCTGGGAACCACCAAAGCAGCTGGATTTAAGACAAGTCCAGGCAGACCTCTGGGTACAACTAAAGCTGCTGGATACAAAGTCAGCCCAGGGAGACCTCCAGGTAGCATTAAAGCTCTATCCCGTCTTGCCGATCTTGGTTATGGCTGTGGCACCGCTGCTTTTCCTTACCCTATGATACATGGCAGAGCAGTTCATGGGGTAGAGGAAACCAGCAGTGAAGTCAAGCCACCCAATGAGTGa
- the C3H5orf24 gene encoding UPF0461 protein C5orf24 homolog isoform X2, which translates to MMHPVASSNPAFCGPGKPSCLNEDAMRAADQFDIYSSQQSKYSHTVSHKPMACQRQDPLNETHLQTTSGRSLEIKDELKKKKNLNRSGKRGRPSGTTKSAGYRTSTGRPLGTTKAAGFKTSPGRPLGTTKAAGYKVSPGRPPGSIKALSRLADLGYGCGTAAFPYPMIHGRAVHGVEETSSEVKPPNE; encoded by the coding sequence ATGATGCATCCTGTTGCCAGCAGTAATCCAGCTTTCTGTGGGCCTGGCAAGCCTTCCTGCCTCAATGAAGATGCCATGAGAGCTGCTGATCAGTTTGACATATATTCCTCCCAGCAAAGCAAATATAGCCACACAGTCAGCCACAAACCAATGGCTTGTCAGAGGCAAGACCCATTAAATGAAACACACTTGCAGACTACAAGTGGCAGAAGTCTAGAGATAAAAGatgaactaaagaaaaagaaaaatctcaaccgATCTGGTAAACGTGGCCGACCTTCAGGAACCACCAAATCTGCAGGATACCGTACCAGCACAGGCCGACCCCTGGGAACCACCAAAGCAGCTGGATTTAAGACAAGTCCAGGCAGACCTCTGGGTACAACTAAAGCTGCTGGATACAAAGTCAGCCCAGGGAGACCTCCAGGTAGCATTAAAGCTCTATCCCGTCTTGCCGATCTTGGTTATGGCTGTGGCACCGCTGCTTTTCCTTACCCTATGATACATGGCAGAGCAGTTCATGGGGTAGAGGAAACCAGCAGTGAAGTCAAGCCACCCAATGAGTGa